The window AACTGACAGTATCTCAGGCATGGAAGGGATTTCTTGAGTTCAAGTCAGACTGGAAACCTAAGATTCGGCAAGGCAATGAAAAATATTTCGAAGTAATTGAGGCTGTTCTGGGGGCTGAAACACTAGTTACGAGCATTACCCGTCGTGATATTAAAAATTTGCTTGAAGTGGTCGAAGGCCTTCCACGACAAAACAAGAAACCATACAACAGGATGGGTGCCCAGCAGTGTTTGGACTTGGATGAAGTACCAGAAGATGATTTGGTATCCTCAAAAACCGTCAAAGATTATCTGAAACTCTGTCAAGGATTGTTCTCTACGTACCTGACTGGTGAACTTGATGTTCTTGAATCATCGCCGACAAATAATGTTAAGTATGAATCAAAGAGTAAAGGTTACGGCGTATACAGCCAAACTGAAATGCGAAAATTGGTTACACATTTCGAAACGTTGGACGGCTGGAAGAAATGGGGGTTCCTGCTTCTGGCATATACTGGCGCTCGTAGAAGTGAAATCGCTAACCTGAAGGTATCGGATGTTCGCTTAGACGATGATAGCCAGCGATACTACATTATGATTGAGGACAGCAAAACGGAAGCTGGTATTCGGCAGGTTCCTATTTCGCTTCGCCTAATCGATATGGGATTTTTGAATTACCTAGAGGGCAAACATCGTAGCGACAAGCTATTCCCTGAAATTTCGTATAGCAATCAGGTAACACGGATCTTCCATGCGATAAGAGACAACCTGGAAATTGATTATCTTAATGATTTCAAAGAAAGGCGCATTGTACATAGCTTTCGGCATACCTTTATTACTGAAGCCTTATCAAAAAATAATGCCCTTACTCTTGTTCAGCAAACTGTTGGGCATGAACATTCAGGTCATAAGGAAACACAGACTTATACGGGCAGAATGAGGATTTCAGACTTGATGTCGGTGATAGATAGTATCAACTGGATTTAATGAGAATGCTTCTCATTTGTGGTGTTTTGTGGTAAAATATACTTCTAATGCAACAGAGCTGAAGAGAGACAATATTGTACCTTGAATTCAATTTGCCTGCGTTTAACCCCCCGTCCCTTGATGAACGTAAACGCATGGCAACGATCCTGAAGTCAGCCAGATTAACGCTGACAACTTCCCGCATTAATGTTTTATACCATCTAACCAGAACTGTTATTCCAAGTACGGCCTTCGAACTTTCAAAACTCCTGAACGTCCCACTTTCAACTACACACCGCAATTTGTCTGTACTGTCTAAGGCTGGTTTGGCTGACTACATCATTGACCGCTCAGGCGTATCTCGCTGGTTCTTGGTCTCAGCTAACCACCCTAATTTTTGCCCCTGCTGCAATCAGGAATATACTAGCGCCAGCCAGGCCCTTGCGAAACATAAAATCC of the Citrobacter freundii genome contains:
- a CDS encoding site-specific integrase, with amino-acid sequence MKKLEQKDIDDYLLSIQAAFYSAAKKIPTNVRKRLRSSTSLTYEKSNVTLLGEVLGDTFTTDGPALSEDSVIEHLSRQYDITGMAEEIDYIASEYDLMWKHYCDAHVAFLDSRHSEYRQILSSLRPENDYAPAVVDKPEKTLASELTVSQAWKGFLEFKSDWKPKIRQGNEKYFEVIEAVLGAETLVTSITRRDIKNLLEVVEGLPRQNKKPYNRMGAQQCLDLDEVPEDDLVSSKTVKDYLKLCQGLFSTYLTGELDVLESSPTNNVKYESKSKGYGVYSQTEMRKLVTHFETLDGWKKWGFLLLAYTGARRSEIANLKVSDVRLDDDSQRYYIMIEDSKTEAGIRQVPISLRLIDMGFLNYLEGKHRSDKLFPEISYSNQVTRIFHAIRDNLEIDYLNDFKERRIVHSFRHTFITEALSKNNALTLVQQTVGHEHSGHKETQTYTGRMRISDLMSVIDSINWI